The DNA window TCGAGCAGTGGCAGCGGACGCGCGAGATCAATCACAATAGGTATTCTGCTCAGTTACATGGTTCGCGAGCCATTGGGCAACGTCGGTTGCTGTTTCCTCAATGGTCATGTTGGTCGTATCAAGTAGGTCGATGCCTTCTTCGACTGCGTAATCTTTGAACCAATTGTTGAACTCGACCTGTTTGTCCACGTCGGCCCAGTAATCACTGCCCTCCCACCGTGGCCGAGCGCGGAGTCGGTCGGCCTGCACGTCGTCGTCACAGACGAGCGCCAGATAGTGGGAGTCCGCAAAATACCGGCGATTAACGAGTCCCTCAACGTTCTCTGGGACGCCGAGTCCGGTCGTGAACAGGACGGGAGGCACGTTCGATTGGGCAACATCACGACATAACCGGAGGACGTACTCGTTGAACGTTTCTTCCGAACTGAACTCGCACTCGTCGGGTACGATGCTATCGTCTTCCAGAAACACAGCGTCGACTCTTCCGGCGAGCGTACGTCGAATCGTCGTCTTACCGGTACCAGCGGCACCCGTAACAATACATAGCGAGGGCTGGACAAACGAGCGTTCGTGTCCACACTCCGGACAAACCACGAGGGACTCGTCGGTTCTCACGTCCATGTCTTCTCGTTTTGTTCGGCACACTGGACATGTATGTAGCATACCACTACTTAGTAGGCCACTGAAAAAACTACTACGGTCGTGCGTGTTCAGTTCGCCATCCTACTGAGCGGTTGGTTCGCCCTAAATTGGCGGGAAGAAACGCTGGTGGCTTGCTGCATATACCCCTTGAGTCGGTCACGGCATTTCTGACAGCCTCCGAGTTGCTTCGCTCCGCCCTACTGTATACACAGCACAAGTTGGTTAGAAGGGTCGTAAAAGGATTGGTGACACGGCTCCTAGACGGGGAACTATTTGACGTACCTAGAAGGGGCTGAGAGGGCAAATTCGTCGGCTGTTCCCGCTGAGATTCTCTTTGCGGGTAGATATCTGGTTTGTAGTATAGCTCGTGAGTAATGTCGTGTTCGTCTTGGAGATGTTCCCGGACCCAGGTAACATCGTGACGCTCGAAATAGTTGGGTTTATTTCGAGAGTGAGTTCTGCGAACCCCCATGATTACAACGCTATAATTAGCGTCTTCCCTCTATCTCCGCGTTGGCTTCGTGTACTCGCATCCACCCCGCGAGGTCGGGATGGGCGAACGTGATCTCGATGTGGTGACCACCGATGCCTATTGCGTCGTCCACACACAGCGTTCGAGATTCCTTGTCGGTCACGCCGGGAACACACTCGGCTATCTCTTCGATTATCCGATAGCCGTCGTTTGTGTACGCACAGCCGTAGTGGGTCGCAACTTCCCGATAGCCTAACCGCGCGACCATCATGTCGTTCGTCTTGGCGACGTTCTTCGCGTGCTCGAGGACATTCAGGTACTTCTCTTGGACTTGCTGACTCTCGGCACGCTCACCTGCGTCCAGTTCAGCACCGCGCTCGACCGGTTGTGCAACCTTGATTCGTTCCCATTCCAGGTCTGAGAACTCCGGTGGAACTCCTCCTTCTTCGAATTCTGCATACACTGTTTCAGGAATCAGTAGCTCGTCGATTGCCGTCAGCAAATCGAGGGCGTCGATTTCTGCAAGATGAATCAGTGGGCCTGTATCTGCGACCGCAACGATCGTCACGCGTTGAGACCCCAGTCGACATCCGCTTCAACGGCTGCTGCTTCGCGGTCGGCTCGCTGGACGTTTTCGAGTCCAACCAATTCGATCGCCTCTTCGCGAGATAGCTCGCCATCCACGTATTTCCCGAGGACGACGTTCTCCCACAGATCTGCAATTCTTAGTTCAAGGGCTTGCTCGAAAACCTCCCCCTCACGAACTCCTCGTGCGTCGGCGATTTCACGGACACGATCGGAGATTTCAGCTGCCATAGTAGAAAATATGCGTCGCGTCATTTAAGCATCATCGTCATTCTTGATTCGACGGTCACTTTCTCGGTTGACTCAATCACGCGGTTCCGACCACGCTACTTTCCGGCAACCCCGTCTGTGGTCGGGCTAGCCTCCATGTCGTTGCTACCAACCTCTCCAAGAAGTGTCCACACCGGCCTTGAGCATGAGACGCGTCTCTTGGTAGCTCAATCCGTCCTTCGATCATTGGCGCTTGATCTTCCCCAGGCGGCCTTTCGAGAGTCCATGCATTGCGTTTATCGTCCGCCGGGCAAATTCTTGCGAGTATTTCTTGCTCACACCGGATTCTTTTAGGCGAATCCACTCAGCTAGCTCTGACGCATCAAGGTAGGCTCGGATCTCTCCACTGCTCTTGGACCACAGTGAGTAGCGACCGGCATCATCCAAGTCACCAACGAGAGCCACGAGAACCCCGCAGCCCACCAAAACACCGTCTCCATCGACAGCGTGACCGAGGATCCTGCACGTGCCCGCATCACGTCCACCGCAACGCTTACTGCAAGCACATAGCCACCGTCCGCAACCGACGACGGAACGTTCGGGGCCTTCTCGTCGGAGAACAACGAAGACGATGCTGAACTAGACGACTGTGACAGTGACGGTTTCGACGGTTTCCAGTGCTGGCCGTACGTGCGAACGGGACGAAGAGAACTGCCGAACTAACTATGCCCTAGCTTTCTATCTTAGCTGAATTGCAGGCGCTAAGCCCCCTTCCTCAGCGAGCGCCGAATGGCGCGAACAGGAAGGGGATACAGCGCTGTCATTGGGCTACTGCAGATCACGAGCGGTCTCGAAGACAGTCGTCATCCACGCCGAGAGGTCGTTTGCCCGAACGCGGTGGCGAAGCGTCTCCATTCGGTCGCGCCGTTCGCTCTCCTTCATTGTTAGAGCGGTCGTGATAGCAGCCGCAAAGGTGTCCGTTTCGTGTGGGTTGATAGTGACCGCTTGGTCACCGAGTTCCTCGTGCGCACCGGTTTGGTTACTCAACACAAGAACACCGGGATCACCGGTCTGGGCAGCGACGTATTCCTTAGCGACGAGGTTCATGCCATCACGAACCGCACTGACGAGCAATGCGTCGCTATGGCGGTACAATCCTGCGAGTTCCTCGTCTGTCATCCAGTCTTCGATGTACACCACCGGCTGCCAGTCGTTAGTCCCGAATCGGTCGTTGATGCGAGTGACTGCGTCCTCGACGTCCTGCTGGAGATCCTGATAGTCTGGGATAAGTGATCGACTCTCGTTGGCTTTCTGGACGTATGTGAACTCTTCACGCCAGTCCGGGTTCGTTGTCCACAGCCGCTCTAAAGCGTTGAGACGGTCGACGATGCCTTTCGTGTAATCGAGTCGGTCGACTCCTGCCACGACACGGGTACTTGGTGTGATGCTGTGATCTCGCTGGAACGACTGCCAAAAGCTCCCATCTATACTCTCACTCGCCGCTTGAATATCGTCGGCGTTGATGCCTAATGGAAACGCGCGGACTGTTGTGGTCCGGCCGTCGTAGCGTACCTGTCCGTCCTCGCGGTCGATGAACGCATCGTCCAGACATCGATCTACGCATGTGAGAAAGTTTTCACAATAGCGCTCGATATGAAATCCTAACAAGTCGTTCCCCAAGAGACCATCAAGCAGCTCCCGTTGCTGCGGACAGGCTTGGAATGTTTCCCAACTCGGCCATGGGATGTGCCAGAAGTGCATGATGAATGCGCTGTCGTCACCATTACGAAGTTGTCGCGGTGCAAGCGCGAAATGGTAATCCTGGAACCAGACGAGTGAGTTGCTCGCCGCGTGCTCGGCTACCGCCGATGCAAATCGCTCGTTGATCTGTTGATAACGTGCCCAATGGCGACTTTCGTACTCAGGTTTCCAGACACCGCCATGACAGAGTGGCCAAAGCGTTTGATTGCTGTAGCCATAGTAGTAGCCATCAACCTCCTCCTCGGAGAGCCAGATGCGTTTGAGGGTATACGTTTCGTCTTCCGGTGGCAGCCGAATCGTCCCGTCATCAGCTGTGACTTCGGCGTCCGCTTCACCATCACCCCATGCGACCCAGGTACCATCGGTTTGCTGCATTACTGGATCTATCGCAGCCGTAAGTCCGCCGGCTGGCCGATCAACCTCAATGCGGCCATCCTCTTCGTATCGGTGTTGGTACGGCTGGCGATTAGAGACGACGATGAGATCTTTTTGGAGTATTGATGCTGGATCTCGGTGGCTACGGGCCGCATCGTCTCCATTAGTTTGGGAGTGGACCATTGTTCTTCAGGGAGTGCTTCTACTTAGTTCTCTGTACGCGAAAATAGTCTCTGGGGCCGCTTGTTGTTGACCAAATCCATCACACACCCATCTGTGGACTCAATCTCTCACGTTCCAACTCACTCTGTTCATGCAACTCTTCGAGCCACTAATGTATTGGCCGCTGTTCTATTGCAACTGTATCTGCAACCCACCGAGCGGTCACTGCCGGAAACTCGAACGCACGACTCATCTGAGGCATATCGCCATCCGTGATCCAAATTACTGGTTTTTATTGACCATTTCTCCACTGTCTTTTTGTAGTATTATACCGTCCGGACGCTTGTATGGCTGATTTGATTGTCCAATCCGCAGTGAAAGAACAGATCGAAGGACAGAATGTGGCCAGCGACTTCTATGATGCACTTGATGAGAAAGTCGCATCAATTCTTGAGGACGCTTCTCGGCGAGCCGAAGAAAACGATCGTAAAACCGTCCAAGTGCGCGATTTGTAGCTGCTCACTACTTCACCATAGCATCAACCCGTTTTTCAACACGACACAGAACGCACTTCTCTAACAATGGGTCGCTATCGTAGTCAAATCCATATTATACGCCGACTTACGAGCTTATTCTTTCAAGTTTTGCTCACTATGACCTAGCGGTCACTCGTTGCAAAAAATGATTAAAAGACGGAACTACCATTAATCGATGGCAGGGTTCACGAGTGCGCACTGACTGTCTTCCAGCAAATCACACGTTCACTGTAAAGAATCCGCCTCCAATTAACCGATGTGCAAGAACGGCAGATGGAGAATCGCCTCTCACGATTCAGATCTGTTGAAAATCTCTTGACCAACAATATAGAGAATTCCGCCACCACCTAAAACGGCATAGAGAGCCATGCCGACGGACGAAAATGGTCGTATGAGATATCCGTACAGGGGAATCGAAAAGAGATACTCTCCACGGATTTGGTCTGGGGTGATCCGCCAAGAATCTTGTTTTTGAGTTTCACCTTTAGTAATGAACCCTTCCGGCGTCTTGTCGACAATTCGATGGGTGACTGTATCTCCTGCAACTACGAATGTGATGATATCTCCCGTTGTATAGTCACCAGTGTCCTTGGTATAGACCAAACTCCCAGTATGGATTGTCGGTTCCATACTCCCACTTAATACAGAGTAACTTCCAAATCCTGGTACCAAGACAAAGGTGATCTGGAGGATAAGTGGGGCTAAGAGGACAAAAATTACTATGCGCGAAAGAATTGCTCGAAGGTCAGTCATAGTGGATTGAGTAGTGCATATCTAATTGTATTGTTCGTTGTCGAGTCTGCATCGGTAAATGAATGTGATGATGCTATTAGTTTAAATGTAATGTTAATACCATCCTCTGGTTGAAGTAGGCTTTCAAGCAAATCGGTATCTCCTTGTAGGCCAATTCGTATATCAGCAGTGTCGCCAGCATTTACACCAGAAAGCGTAGCTAGGTTCCGCTTGGTTTGACCCTGTGTTAAGTCATCTACATCCAACATGCCATTGCCATTCTCGTCCCGGATGGCGGTCGTGAGTAGATTTGACCCGTGATAGGTAAACTCGGTAAGTTGGATTGTTTTGGCAGTCGTCTCGGCGTTGCCGCTCATACCCATTGTTCCATCGTCTTCAGTATACGATACATTAATTCCCATCTGTTCTGCATCCAGTGTTGACTGGCTATTATCGATACGAAGTGTATTGGTTACTGCTGATGTGCCCATGAGACCTCCATGACTCTGATCCTTGAACGATTCATGGAGTGTATCCTGCTGGTGCTCATCGGTGGTACTAGCATGTGTAGTGGGCCCAATCTCGCTGAGTTTGATATCGAGTACACCGCTCTGCATTACACTTCCTTCAATTGTATCCGTATCACTGAAAATGGCCATCGCGGTTGATGCACTACCAATGCTGGCCACACAAATACACACGATGAGGAGTATCAGTACTGATCTGTTCATTGACTTAGTTTTGGAATAACTGGAAAATCAAAGCCAAATCGTTATTGGCTTTCTTTCTGGTTGAGTGTGAAGTCGATGGTGATATCGACACCATCTCCCATGAGGTCTTCATCCGTACCGTTGAATGCGCCGTTGTCATCGGCCACTTTGAGACCCAAGGTCATTTCCTTTGCATCGTTTCCACCGGCAGCAGGTGCAGCAAGATCGTCGAGGGTGTCTACTTGACTTTGAACGTCTGCGAGATCTTGAATACCGTTATTGTTTTGATCATCAATGTCTTTCAAGTGGTCCGTCCCATCATAGGAGAGTTCTGTGACCTCAATCATGGCTGCGGTATCTGGCCCGTTGAGGTCCTTAGCTAGCGAACTATCGTCGGGTTCTCCAGAATCGTTTTCGGTAAAGCTGAGGTCCATTGCAACGTGATCTGCTTCTTTTGAGCCGACATTAGTTAAGTTGAACGTGTGACTCGCGGTGTCACCAGGTGCAGCTTCAGTCAATCCGATGACCCCGCTGGCAGAGTCTGCACCATCGACATTCAGGTCGAACGTGCCGCCACTAACTGTGTTCTGATCGACCGTTGCTGTATCGCTCCAGAGAGCCCAAGTGCCGAATCCGAGGAGAACTGCTCCAATGAGTACGAGAGCGACGAACGTTGTTTTTCGATTGTCGTTGAATAGGGTTTCTCTAAGTCCCATAAGCAATAAACACCCAATGAATATTTAAGTTTATTTCACTATTGACATTTAAGCCAGTTATAATAAATAGAAGAGAATTTTCATAAATACTGTATTTAGGACGTATTAATATTATATATTAAAATGGACATCTGCGATTATATAGGCTAGAATCATTACCACGATGTTTTCTTGTATTATCCTATCAGGCTTGCCATACATCTGACGAGACGGCACAGAACCGGGCATAGGCCGAACAATTTGCCTTCGACGTCGATGCCACCGGACTCATCGAGTCACTAACGAGAGTCACGAGAACCCCACCCACCAGTACACCGTTTCCATCGACGATGTGACCGAGGACCAGTTGGCCTGCACGTGTCCGCATCACGTTCACTGGAACACCTGCTGCAAACACATGGCCGCCGTCGAAATCACAACCGATGACGGGACGCTCGAGGCATTCCCATCGGAGGACGAACGTACCAGTGACCCGTACACTGGCTACGACACGTACGGCACCGTCGATCACACCTACTGGAAATGTGAGGGCTGTAGTACGGAAACCTCCCGGAAGGCGCTCTCACCGACTGCTGCTAACCCCGTCTCCCTTTTTCAGTTCTGCCACGGCAAACAACGCTGTCCGATGTTACCCAGCAAATGCTCACCGAAAGTGCGGCTGGTTCGACTGAACGCGACAACGTACCGACGATTGGGCGCGACCTGCTCAACCAAGCACAAACACACGTGGCTGACGTCGGGGCTGCGCACTTCCCGGACCTGCCGACTGATGCGATTATGTGGGAGATGTCTCCCCGTGCGAAACGGCAGGCAGATGTCACCACGTAGGACCCGACAACAGAGGAGATTACGATCAGACTCAGTTGGGACGCCTACGACGCGCAGGTCTGGGCGCTATTCAGTTCGCCGGTGCGCCATGAACTCATTCACGCGTGGCAGTCCTCTCCTGATGGACAACACGGACACGTCGATATGTGGACGATGGAGGCGATCTATCGGGCTGCCCAAAGCGGGCGAGTTGAACGAATCGAGCAGTGAGCTCACTCCTTAGACCGACTGAGTTCGATCCGGGTTTTTCGAACTATCATTTTATTACCATCCTTTGAGATACATTCGTATGAACCGTGTCAATGTAGGACTATTAGGTTGTGGTACCATCAGCGATACGTATCTTCGATCCGATGAAACCTTCGATATATACGATGTTACCGCCTGTGCGGACATCGATCTCGAACTAG is part of the Haladaptatus sp. R4 genome and encodes:
- a CDS encoding trehalose-6-phosphate synthase translates to MVHSQTNGDDAARSHRDPASILQKDLIVVSNRQPYQHRYEEDGRIEVDRPAGGLTAAIDPVMQQTDGTWVAWGDGEADAEVTADDGTIRLPPEDETYTLKRIWLSEEEVDGYYYGYSNQTLWPLCHGGVWKPEYESRHWARYQQINERFASAVAEHAASNSLVWFQDYHFALAPRQLRNGDDSAFIMHFWHIPWPSWETFQACPQQRELLDGLLGNDLLGFHIERYCENFLTCVDRCLDDAFIDREDGQVRYDGRTTTVRAFPLGINADDIQAASESIDGSFWQSFQRDHSITPSTRVVAGVDRLDYTKGIVDRLNALERLWTTNPDWREEFTYVQKANESRSLIPDYQDLQQDVEDAVTRINDRFGTNDWQPVVYIEDWMTDEELAGLYRHSDALLVSAVRDGMNLVAKEYVAAQTGDPGVLVLSNQTGAHEELGDQAVTINPHETDTFAAAITTALTMKESERRDRMETLRHRVRANDLSAWMTTVFETARDLQ
- a CDS encoding signal peptidase I, producing MTDLRAILSRIVIFVLLAPLILQITFVLVPGFGSYSVLSGSMEPTIHTGSLVYTKDTGDYTTGDIITFVVAGDTVTHRIVDKTPEGFITKGETQKQDSWRITPDQIRGEYLFSIPLYGYLIRPFSSVGMALYAVLGGGGILYIVGQEIFNRSES
- a CDS encoding TasA family protein codes for the protein MGLRETLFNDNRKTTFVALVLIGAVLLGFGTWALWSDTATVDQNTVSGGTFDLNVDGADSASGVIGLTEAAPGDTASHTFNLTNVGSKEADHVAMDLSFTENDSGEPDDSSLAKDLNGPDTAAMIEVTELSYDGTDHLKDIDDQNNNGIQDLADVQSQVDTLDDLAAPAAGGNDAKEMTLGLKVADDNGAFNGTDEDLMGDGVDITIDFTLNQKESQ
- a CDS encoding DNA-binding protein translates to MADLIVQSAVKEQIEGQNVASDFYDALDEKVASILEDASRRAEENDRKTVQVRDL